The following coding sequences are from one Candidatus Nitrohelix vancouverensis window:
- a CDS encoding pentapeptide repeat-containing protein, translating to MAEETEKKKDEFELSEAELAEIKKQEAARLEEIQKVERSKANLSGKNLSNKDLRGADLSDGKLNRADLSNSILIDANLSNASLTDANLSGADLSGANLSNAGLIEADLSQCNLSNSNLSDADCRDAQFDRADLRNVNMDGADFSWANLSNAALNESNFIETDFTEANFYGADLRNAVFENTIVDKAMLTDAQLEGTDFSSVLNLEPEQIESILIDKATRLPDYINISWTSKSTFKVSKRKTEEETKPPEPRKKPGAKKVVKKAKKKR from the coding sequence ATGGCCGAAGAAACTGAAAAAAAGAAAGATGAGTTTGAACTCAGCGAAGCCGAACTCGCCGAAATCAAAAAGCAGGAAGCCGCGCGCCTCGAAGAAATTCAAAAAGTAGAACGCTCCAAAGCCAATCTCTCGGGTAAAAACCTCAGCAACAAAGACCTTCGCGGCGCCGACTTGAGCGACGGAAAACTGAACCGCGCTGATTTATCCAATTCCATTTTGATCGACGCCAATTTGTCCAATGCAAGCCTGACCGACGCCAACCTAAGCGGCGCAGACCTCAGCGGAGCGAACCTGTCCAACGCCGGACTCATCGAAGCCGACCTCTCACAATGCAATCTCTCCAATTCCAATCTCAGCGACGCCGACTGTCGCGATGCGCAATTCGACAGAGCTGATCTGAGAAACGTCAACATGGATGGCGCCGATTTCAGCTGGGCCAACTTGAGCAACGCCGCGCTGAACGAATCGAATTTCATCGAAACCGATTTCACCGAAGCCAATTTCTACGGCGCCGATTTACGCAACGCTGTTTTTGAAAACACAATCGTCGACAAAGCCATGCTCACCGACGCGCAATTAGAAGGAACCGATTTCTCTTCCGTATTGAATCTGGAACCTGAGCAAATCGAATCGATCCTGATCGATAAAGCCACTCGACTGCCAGACTATATCAACATCTCATGGACTTCCAAATCGACATTCAAAGTCAGTAAGAGAAAAACTGAAGAAGAAACCAAACCTCCAGAACCCAGGAAAAAACCGGGTGCAAAAAAAGTCGTCAAAAAAGCCAAAAAGAAACGCTGA
- the mltG gene encoding endolytic transglycosylase MltG, whose amino-acid sequence MKYSVFAGAGIALGLFLYICGLFYYQAFTPIAERGSQAAIVEIPPGASLTSVSRLLFEKNLIRSPSAFRLLAYAQRKQKNIQIGEFELNAGMKPGEILEKITSGQAILHRVTIPEGYRIIEINKILSDEGLAGGEAFIEQVSNPEHLASLGITSGSLEGYLFPDTYHFTRNTSAQVIVETMLNNFKKKIFTEEYLERASEIGYSLHEIITLASVIEKETGAKEERKLISSVFHNRLNKKMRLQTDPTVIYAIKDFDGNLRKKDLYIDSPYNTYRYRGLPPGPIASPGQLAIEAALYPAQTDHLYFVSKQDGTHQFSNNLKEHNRAVHKYQLRPIKRTP is encoded by the coding sequence TTGAAATATTCCGTATTCGCCGGAGCGGGTATTGCATTAGGACTTTTTCTCTATATCTGCGGCCTCTTCTATTATCAGGCGTTCACACCCATTGCAGAACGCGGTTCACAAGCCGCCATCGTTGAAATCCCGCCAGGCGCCAGCCTCACCAGCGTCTCCCGTCTTTTATTTGAAAAGAACCTCATCCGCAGTCCCAGCGCGTTCCGACTTCTTGCCTACGCGCAACGCAAACAAAAGAATATTCAGATTGGCGAGTTCGAATTGAACGCTGGGATGAAACCCGGAGAGATTCTAGAGAAGATCACCTCAGGACAGGCCATTTTACACAGAGTCACCATCCCTGAAGGCTACCGCATCATCGAGATCAATAAAATCCTCAGCGACGAAGGACTCGCCGGAGGCGAAGCGTTTATTGAACAAGTCTCCAACCCGGAACACCTCGCTTCCCTCGGCATCACCAGCGGATCGCTGGAAGGATACCTGTTCCCGGACACTTACCACTTCACGCGCAACACCAGCGCCCAGGTCATCGTGGAAACGATGTTGAATAATTTTAAAAAGAAAATTTTCACCGAAGAATACCTGGAGCGCGCCAGTGAAATCGGCTACAGTCTGCATGAAATCATCACTCTCGCATCGGTCATAGAAAAAGAAACCGGAGCCAAAGAAGAGCGCAAACTCATTTCATCGGTATTCCACAATCGTCTGAATAAAAAAATGCGCCTGCAAACCGATCCCACCGTCATCTATGCGATCAAGGATTTTGACGGCAATTTAAGAAAAAAGGATCTGTACATCGATTCGCCCTACAACACCTACCGCTATCGCGGCCTGCCCCCCGGCCCCATTGCCAGCCCGGGTCAATTGGCCATCGAAGCGGCACTCTACCCCGCGCAAACCGATCACCTGTATTTTGTTTCCAAACAGGATGGAACGCATCAATTTTCCAATAATCTGAAGGAACACAACCGCGCCGTACATAAATATCAGTTGCGACCCATTAAAAGGACGCCATGA
- the hisC gene encoding histidinol-phosphate transaminase, whose translation MPRTWDPQLVTQKIQDLNPYHAEQPLDAISLHANENPFPPPAELVAELQSQLSVLELNRYPDPSGAGLKQAIASRLQTSVSQVVLGNGSDELIQLLIQVFCDVGDGVAFPDPSFAMYSIIARGLGATPIPIDLNDAWDFEGERILDVLQQRKAKIVFFSYPNNPTGNCFSRQEIIKVLDNFKGIVVLDEAYHDFARKSFVDQLSSYPNLVVLRSLSKIGLAGLRVGYGVASPEIITQMEKIRLPYNLNSVSLFMAERLISNFEAVEKQIEIILQERERLSARLGEIENVTPFPSDSNFILFQAPGQAEAWHQSLKENGVLIRYLGAHPRLKDCLRATIGSPEQNDLFLNQLTTSASSFQ comes from the coding sequence ATGCCGCGAACCTGGGACCCGCAACTGGTCACTCAAAAAATTCAGGATTTAAATCCCTATCATGCGGAGCAACCGCTCGACGCTATTTCTCTGCATGCAAATGAAAACCCGTTTCCCCCTCCGGCGGAACTGGTTGCGGAATTGCAAAGCCAGTTGTCTGTTCTGGAACTGAATCGCTACCCCGACCCGTCGGGCGCAGGACTCAAACAGGCCATCGCCTCCCGACTGCAAACGTCCGTCTCTCAAGTTGTACTGGGCAACGGCTCCGACGAACTGATTCAACTGTTGATACAGGTTTTTTGCGACGTCGGAGACGGCGTCGCATTTCCCGATCCGAGCTTTGCCATGTACTCGATCATTGCGCGGGGTCTGGGCGCGACGCCCATCCCCATTGATTTGAACGACGCATGGGATTTTGAAGGGGAGCGCATTCTGGACGTCCTGCAACAACGCAAAGCAAAAATAGTTTTTTTCAGTTACCCCAACAACCCAACGGGAAATTGTTTTTCACGACAGGAAATCATCAAGGTGCTCGACAATTTTAAAGGCATTGTCGTGCTTGACGAGGCTTACCATGATTTCGCCAGAAAAAGTTTTGTCGATCAATTGAGTTCCTATCCCAATCTGGTTGTCTTGCGAAGCCTTTCCAAAATCGGACTCGCCGGTCTACGCGTTGGCTACGGCGTCGCTTCTCCCGAAATCATCACGCAGATGGAAAAAATTCGCCTACCCTACAATCTGAACTCAGTGTCCCTGTTCATGGCAGAGCGATTGATCTCGAATTTTGAAGCCGTAGAAAAACAAATTGAAATCATTCTTCAGGAACGAGAGCGTTTGAGCGCCCGACTTGGAGAAATAGAAAATGTAACGCCCTTCCCTTCCGATTCAAATTTTATTCTTTTTCAGGCCCCGGGCCAGGCCGAAGCATGGCATCAAAGCCTGAAAGAAAATGGAGTTCTGATTCGTTATTTGGGAGCGCACCCGCGCCTTAAAGATTGTTTAAGAGCGACGATCGGTTCACCGGAACAAAACGACCTATTCCTCAACCAACTCACGACAAGCGCATCGTCTTTCCAGTAG
- the gmk gene encoding guanylate kinase encodes MTINGAKKGIPFIISAPSGTGKTSTCKLLRAKLPELKFAVSHTTRAKRNGEEEGLDYYFISEETFKQKISNGDFLEWAQVHNNFYGTAIDAIEKTIAKGDDVLLELDIQGVESLRDMNFSGVFIFILPPSLEELQRRLETRGTESPEKIKGRIETGKNEICQYKLYDYVITNHNVEDTAQNIMSIIKTEKLRAAHYVPTAQDLQTLLHSNRII; translated from the coding sequence ATGACCATCAACGGCGCCAAAAAAGGAATTCCGTTCATCATTTCCGCTCCCTCGGGTACGGGAAAAACGTCCACCTGCAAATTGCTTCGGGCCAAACTGCCTGAACTGAAATTCGCCGTCTCCCACACCACTCGCGCCAAGCGAAACGGAGAAGAAGAAGGCCTGGACTACTATTTCATTTCCGAAGAGACCTTCAAGCAAAAAATCTCAAACGGAGATTTTCTGGAATGGGCGCAAGTCCACAATAATTTTTACGGCACCGCAATCGACGCCATCGAAAAAACCATTGCTAAAGGCGACGACGTATTGCTGGAGCTTGACATCCAGGGCGTGGAAAGCCTGCGCGATATGAATTTTTCCGGCGTCTTCATTTTCATTTTGCCGCCCTCTCTTGAAGAACTTCAGCGCCGCCTGGAAACGCGCGGCACGGAAAGTCCAGAAAAAATCAAAGGTAGAATTGAAACCGGAAAAAATGAAATCTGCCAGTACAAATTATACGATTACGTCATCACCAATCATAATGTCGAAGACACTGCGCAGAACATCATGTCGATCATCAAGACCGAAAAATTAAGAGCCGCGCACTATGTGCCGACCGCGCAGGATTTACAAACATTACTACACTCAAACCGAATCATCTGA
- a CDS encoding YicC family protein: MFKSMTGFGRAEKQLGNYTCKVEIRSVNNRFLEVKTRIPKNFASLELPLKKLIKSKCARGTVDCSVTLQKNDADGITGEIRPNLPLATQYHGALIQIRESLGLSGEIDLNSLLSFKDLIQVEPTSVDEEKEELVLSAAEDAMNELLTMRRHEGDHLQTDILQRLDEIETCKEAIMPRQQIMVEQYKERLKERIQALLDGAPMEESRLAQEVALMADRCDITEEITRLESHLNHFRQLAESEEPIGRKLEFLIQEFNRETNTIGSKAIDLEISKSTIEIKSILEKIREQLANIE; this comes from the coding sequence ATGTTTAAAAGCATGACCGGGTTTGGCCGGGCAGAAAAGCAATTGGGAAACTACACGTGCAAGGTTGAAATCCGGTCTGTAAACAACCGGTTTCTTGAAGTCAAAACGCGCATCCCTAAAAACTTTGCAAGCCTGGAGCTTCCCCTCAAAAAGCTTATTAAATCCAAATGCGCCCGAGGCACGGTGGACTGCTCCGTCACCCTTCAAAAGAACGACGCCGACGGCATCACTGGAGAAATTCGGCCGAATCTGCCTCTGGCGACGCAGTATCATGGCGCGTTGATTCAAATTCGGGAGTCGCTTGGTCTATCGGGCGAGATTGACCTGAACTCTCTTCTGTCCTTCAAAGACCTTATTCAGGTAGAGCCAACCAGCGTCGATGAAGAAAAGGAAGAGTTGGTGTTGAGCGCCGCAGAAGACGCCATGAACGAATTGTTGACGATGCGACGGCACGAAGGCGATCACTTGCAAACGGACATCCTGCAACGACTGGATGAAATTGAAACCTGCAAGGAAGCGATCATGCCGCGCCAACAGATCATGGTGGAGCAATACAAGGAACGTCTGAAGGAAAGGATTCAAGCCTTACTCGACGGCGCGCCCATGGAAGAAAGTCGACTCGCGCAAGAAGTCGCGCTCATGGCGGACCGTTGCGACATCACGGAAGAAATCACCCGGCTGGAAAGCCACTTGAACCACTTCCGTCAGTTGGCAGAATCCGAAGAACCGATTGGCCGCAAACTGGAATTTCTGATTCAGGAATTCAACCGGGAAACCAACACCATCGGTTCCAAAGCAATCGATCTGGAAATTTCAAAATCCACAATCGAAATTAAAAGTATTCTCGAGAAAATCCGCGAACAGTTGGCCAACATTGAATGA
- a CDS encoding sulfite reductase, with the protein MDAKTINIPEVVRREIEDFAAEVERLERGEVSDDDFKRFRLQQGIYGQRQENQQMVRTKLPQGRLSSEQLNVLADFADKYSNKILHVTTRQDIQFHYVNVKDVPEAMQLLAENGMTTREACGNTVRNVTACHKAGTCKDELFDVSPYGRAVTDFLIRHQMTQNLPRKFKISLGGCNGCGLSPMHDIGLNAADKVIDGKRVLGFKVVVGGGLGSSPRIAQPFSDFVEAHNLLRLCESVVAVFDKHGDKRNRNKARFKYVLDKLGSDKVNQLIQEEFDARADKKFPKIEVPEEFTPHIPKFEANTEFDADPEFQSWKARNTFAQKQDGFFNVHIKLLLGDLNSDQARALSRITSQYAAGRVVNTVNQNIMIPWIQESAFGHVFGELKKIGLHKAGTEEIRDITCCPGSETCNLGITASRGIAEHLSKEMENGFPHSADLDHISIKASGCPNSCGQHHIASIGLHGGAKKVNGILTPHYELFLGGYVTEEAMKFGESVIKLPAKNSPAAIRKLIEDYKEKKQSEERFEGYVERMGKPYFKELLRDYIALEEIEKNPFAYLDYGSEKKFSLEDRGQGECAGAVTDMITDRLSEAERAQFQCKLALENKQYQESVDFGKRSAVASARALLVTEGMDFTDDLECMEKFHSLIIDMEIVSQRFSSLIEQFRNTSTVTQEQSEWWVANAQDLLEQCKLVTNKLHEDKSLRIRTGGDSPAEEQKSSKKEATVEKVSMDLLGVKCPFNYVKAKLKLEMMNSGQLLEILLDDGEPIQNVPKSLGNDGHEILSQVSENGHHKIVVKKA; encoded by the coding sequence ATGGACGCCAAAACCATTAATATCCCCGAGGTCGTCCGTCGTGAAATTGAAGATTTTGCCGCAGAGGTAGAGCGGCTCGAACGCGGCGAAGTATCCGATGACGATTTCAAACGATTTCGTCTGCAACAAGGCATTTACGGTCAGCGACAAGAAAACCAGCAAATGGTTCGCACCAAACTCCCTCAAGGGCGTTTGAGCTCGGAACAACTGAATGTTCTCGCTGATTTTGCGGATAAATACTCCAATAAAATTTTACACGTCACCACGCGACAGGACATCCAGTTCCATTACGTGAACGTTAAAGACGTTCCCGAAGCCATGCAATTGCTCGCCGAAAACGGCATGACCACGCGCGAAGCCTGCGGCAACACCGTGCGCAATGTAACGGCCTGTCATAAAGCTGGAACCTGCAAAGATGAATTGTTTGACGTATCGCCTTACGGGCGAGCGGTCACCGATTTCCTCATCCGCCATCAGATGACGCAGAATTTGCCGCGCAAATTCAAGATCAGTCTGGGCGGCTGTAACGGTTGCGGTTTGTCTCCGATGCACGACATCGGCCTGAACGCCGCAGATAAAGTCATAGACGGCAAGCGCGTTCTCGGTTTCAAAGTGGTTGTGGGCGGCGGCCTCGGTTCCTCCCCGCGCATCGCCCAGCCTTTCAGCGATTTCGTTGAAGCGCACAACCTTCTGAGATTGTGCGAATCCGTCGTCGCGGTTTTCGACAAGCATGGCGACAAGCGCAACCGCAACAAGGCGCGTTTCAAATATGTGCTGGATAAATTAGGTTCAGACAAGGTCAACCAACTCATTCAGGAAGAATTCGACGCCCGCGCCGACAAGAAATTTCCGAAGATTGAGGTTCCCGAAGAATTCACCCCTCATATTCCCAAATTTGAGGCAAATACGGAGTTCGACGCCGACCCGGAATTTCAGTCCTGGAAGGCCCGCAACACCTTTGCCCAGAAGCAGGATGGATTCTTTAATGTCCACATCAAACTGCTTCTTGGCGACCTGAACAGCGATCAAGCCCGCGCCTTGAGCCGAATCACGTCGCAATACGCTGCGGGAAGAGTGGTCAACACGGTCAACCAGAACATCATGATCCCCTGGATTCAGGAGAGCGCCTTCGGTCATGTTTTTGGCGAGTTGAAGAAAATCGGTCTGCACAAGGCAGGCACCGAAGAGATTCGCGATATCACCTGTTGCCCCGGCTCCGAAACCTGCAACCTTGGCATCACCGCGTCGCGCGGCATCGCAGAGCATCTGAGCAAGGAAATGGAAAACGGCTTCCCGCATTCAGCCGATCTCGACCACATCAGCATCAAGGCCAGCGGTTGTCCCAACTCCTGCGGTCAGCACCATATCGCCTCCATCGGCCTTCATGGCGGCGCCAAAAAGGTGAACGGCATCCTCACGCCGCATTACGAATTGTTCCTCGGCGGATACGTCACCGAAGAAGCGATGAAGTTTGGCGAGTCCGTAATCAAACTGCCCGCTAAAAATTCACCGGCGGCAATACGCAAGCTGATTGAAGATTACAAGGAAAAGAAACAATCCGAAGAACGTTTCGAAGGCTATGTTGAGCGCATGGGTAAACCTTATTTCAAGGAACTGTTGCGCGATTACATCGCTCTTGAAGAAATCGAAAAGAACCCTTTCGCCTATCTCGACTACGGTTCCGAGAAAAAGTTTTCTCTGGAAGACCGGGGTCAGGGCGAATGCGCCGGCGCCGTCACCGATATGATAACCGACCGACTTTCCGAAGCGGAACGCGCACAATTCCAGTGCAAACTTGCTTTGGAAAACAAACAGTATCAGGAATCGGTCGATTTCGGAAAACGCTCTGCGGTCGCCTCGGCGAGAGCCTTGCTTGTCACCGAAGGCATGGACTTCACCGACGATCTGGAATGTATGGAAAAATTCCATTCGCTGATTATCGATATGGAAATCGTGTCGCAACGCTTCTCCAGCCTCATCGAACAATTCCGCAACACCTCGACGGTGACGCAGGAACAGTCTGAATGGTGGGTCGCAAACGCACAGGACTTACTGGAACAATGCAAACTCGTCACGAATAAACTTCACGAGGACAAATCGCTGAGAATTCGCACCGGCGGAGACTCTCCTGCAGAAGAGCAGAAATCTTCTAAAAAGGAAGCGACTGTTGAGAAAGTGTCGATGGACCTTCTTGGCGTCAAATGTCCCTTCAACTACGTTAAAGCCAAGTTGAAACTGGAAATGATGAATTCAGGTCAGTTGCTCGAAATCCTGCTGGACGACGGCGAACCGATTCAAAACGTTCCCAAAAGCCTTGGCAACGATGGTCATGAGATCCTGTCTCAGGTCAGCGAGAACGGACACCACAAAATCGTCGTTAAAAAAGCGTAG
- a CDS encoding isoprenylcysteine carboxylmethyltransferase family protein — protein sequence MIESIIYFNFIVFVAAFAFALWKNCNATTLQVGAIYLAPLIPVGLDDAVAERFLIVSLLNFIFGIIELVLFVKTVRPGDASLSKDYFRQLFGHTLPIAAALVGASFIARASEAPVGFYEGMALALIFIAGAVLRVVAVWQIGALGFKFDIVFREEQTLKNDQLYALMRHPSYTGMMLVILAYAINTHSWIAGTVTLLVAWFGFQFRIHYEEKALEAQFGEPYREYRERTSMWIPFVK from the coding sequence ATGATTGAATCCATCATTTATTTCAATTTCATTGTCTTCGTCGCGGCGTTTGCATTCGCCTTGTGGAAAAACTGCAACGCGACGACTTTGCAGGTGGGCGCCATCTATCTGGCTCCGCTGATTCCTGTGGGTTTAGATGATGCGGTGGCGGAACGGTTTCTTATTGTTTCTCTTCTGAATTTTATTTTCGGAATCATCGAGCTGGTTCTGTTCGTTAAAACGGTGAGGCCGGGGGACGCTTCGCTCTCGAAGGATTATTTTCGGCAACTGTTCGGTCATACTTTGCCGATCGCCGCCGCTCTGGTCGGGGCGTCATTTATTGCGCGCGCGTCGGAGGCTCCGGTCGGGTTTTATGAAGGGATGGCTCTTGCTCTGATTTTTATCGCGGGAGCCGTTTTAAGGGTTGTTGCGGTCTGGCAAATTGGAGCGCTTGGCTTCAAATTTGACATTGTTTTTCGCGAGGAGCAGACGCTTAAAAACGATCAGCTTTACGCCCTGATGCGTCACCCGAGCTACACGGGAATGATGCTGGTGATCCTGGCTTACGCGATCAATACGCATTCCTGGATCGCCGGAACAGTGACGCTATTGGTGGCCTGGTTTGGCTTTCAATTCAGGATTCATTACGAGGAAAAGGCGCTTGAAGCGCAGTTTGGAGAGCCGTATCGGGAATATCGGGAGCGCACTTCGATGTGGATTCCGTTTGTAAAATAA